A single Methanolobus sp. ZRKC5 DNA region contains:
- a CDS encoding PAS domain-containing sensor histidine kinase, translating into MSSKNNNPYAFNLETDSMDLWEDGIIVLSPDETISYTNKSWKDFVHNNDLNSFKRTDKANYLPFLDEITAERPDNAINPATGIRDIINGKMNIFKLEYPLQAPDGKHWYLIKVQPLSINYPTAVILQHIDISKRKNVEFDLLESKKQIRNVLNNTQLVEIMLDPKGNIIYCNDFLLELTGWDKEHVFNKNWFDMFLPSEIVPEIKAVFSKTIKEGSLPSYNKNEIVTKDGIERAIVWNNTVIKDIEGKIRSIVCIGEDITDHQLTEKSLLNSRGQLRTLVNTIPDLVWLKDVNGTYLRCNTKFERFFGAKEEEIAGKTDYDFVDKELADLFTQKDKEAMQAGKPSINEEEITYADDGHKEYLETIKCPMYNSNGQLIGILGVGRDITQRKYADEELKRRELQLQTAQEIGRFGSWEFDFTSGKMDISEEAAKIYGLVSKHCTIREIQEIALPEYRPILDKALKALLEKKLPYDVQFRINRQNDDDIRDIHSVAEFFAERNVVIGTIQDITERKQAEEKLRENDALLNEVGSIAKVGGWEFYVPSGEGTWTSEVARIHEVDPNDPTSIDLGLSFYLPGSRELVEKAVQNAVEKAEPYDLELELISAKGKHKWIRTIGHPIIKNDKVVKVVGSFQDITERKQTELKMAEEAIRRRIFIEQSSDGIVVLDQNCKVYEVNQKYADMLGYSHEEALQLHLWDWDTQWTRDDLIEMFNNVDNTGDHFETLHRRKDGTFIDVEVSSNGAMFGEQKLVFCVCRDITERKHAEDTLLHAKIIAEAANRTKSEFLANMSHELRTPLNSIYGFSQLLNEKIPGELNEKQNNYVSNVLKSSKHLIELINDILDLSKVEAGKMELECEYFKIANILDEIVTSMQPIARKKYITIRTIIEIDDMEIYADKKKIKDVMYNLLSNAVKFTSENGKIHVNASCHDDKLQIFVADDGIGISKDEIQEIFKPFKQVDSFLTREFEGTGLGLAITKKYVEMHGGNIYVESKPKQGSTFTFMIPVEMKGQIMQTSRQNTLKSF; encoded by the coding sequence ATGTCTTCAAAAAACAATAATCCTTATGCTTTTAACCTTGAAACGGATTCAATGGACCTTTGGGAAGATGGTATCATTGTATTATCACCAGATGAAACCATTTCTTATACAAATAAAAGCTGGAAAGACTTTGTACACAATAATGATCTTAATTCCTTTAAACGCACTGATAAAGCTAATTATCTTCCATTTTTAGATGAAATTACAGCTGAAAGACCGGATAATGCAATTAATCCAGCAACAGGAATAAGAGATATCATTAATGGCAAAATGAATATATTCAAGCTCGAATATCCCCTCCAGGCTCCTGATGGAAAACACTGGTATTTGATAAAAGTTCAGCCACTTTCTATAAATTATCCCACTGCTGTCATTTTGCAACATATCGATATAAGTAAAAGAAAAAATGTAGAATTCGATCTGCTTGAATCTAAAAAACAGATTCGTAACGTCCTTAATAACACACAACTTGTCGAGATAATGCTAGACCCAAAGGGAAATATCATTTACTGCAATGATTTTTTACTTGAACTAACCGGATGGGATAAAGAACATGTGTTTAACAAAAACTGGTTTGACATGTTCCTACCTTCAGAGATTGTCCCTGAGATCAAGGCAGTTTTTTCAAAGACCATCAAAGAAGGCAGTCTGCCTTCATATAACAAGAATGAAATTGTTACAAAAGACGGAATCGAAAGAGCAATTGTCTGGAACAATACTGTCATTAAGGACATAGAGGGCAAGATCAGAAGTATAGTTTGCATTGGTGAAGACATAACAGATCATCAACTTACAGAGAAGTCACTGCTTAATAGCAGAGGACAATTACGCACATTAGTAAATACAATTCCAGATCTGGTCTGGCTAAAAGATGTTAATGGTACTTACCTGAGATGTAATACTAAATTCGAGCGCTTCTTTGGCGCAAAGGAAGAAGAAATTGCCGGGAAGACGGACTATGACTTTGTGGACAAAGAACTGGCAGACCTTTTCACACAGAAAGACAAAGAAGCAATGCAAGCAGGTAAACCCTCCATAAATGAAGAGGAAATCACTTATGCTGATGATGGGCACAAGGAATATCTTGAAACTATCAAATGTCCGATGTATAATTCGAATGGACAATTGATAGGAATACTGGGTGTTGGTAGGGATATAACTCAGCGCAAGTATGCAGATGAAGAATTGAAAAGAAGAGAATTGCAACTACAGACAGCACAGGAAATTGGGCGCTTTGGAAGTTGGGAGTTTGATTTCACTTCAGGGAAGATGGATATTTCAGAGGAAGCCGCCAAGATATATGGTCTGGTAAGTAAACATTGCACTATCAGAGAAATACAAGAAATAGCTTTACCGGAATACCGACCGATCTTGGATAAAGCACTAAAAGCTCTACTGGAAAAAAAATTGCCATATGATGTACAGTTCAGGATTAACAGGCAAAATGATGATGATATTCGGGATATACATTCAGTGGCAGAATTCTTCGCTGAACGAAATGTAGTTATTGGAACGATCCAGGATATTACCGAACGAAAACAAGCAGAGGAAAAACTGCGCGAAAACGATGCTCTTCTGAATGAAGTTGGCAGTATTGCAAAGGTTGGTGGTTGGGAGTTTTATGTACCATCCGGCGAGGGTACATGGACATCCGAAGTTGCAAGAATCCATGAAGTAGATCCCAATGATCCTACAAGTATTGATCTTGGGTTGAGCTTTTATCTTCCCGGCTCAAGAGAGCTTGTTGAAAAAGCTGTCCAGAATGCTGTGGAAAAGGCTGAACCATATGATCTTGAATTGGAATTAATCTCGGCGAAAGGAAAGCATAAATGGATTCGGACAATTGGTCATCCTATAATAAAAAATGATAAAGTTGTAAAAGTAGTTGGTTCATTTCAGGACATTACAGAACGTAAGCAGACTGAACTGAAAATGGCTGAAGAAGCCATTAGAAGACGTATCTTTATTGAGCAATCCAGCGATGGGATAGTTGTCCTTGACCAAAATTGCAAGGTTTACGAGGTGAACCAGAAATATGCGGATATGCTTGGTTATTCACATGAGGAAGCTCTTCAGTTACACCTTTGGGATTGGGACACTCAATGGACACGTGACGACTTAATTGAAATGTTCAATAATGTTGATAACACAGGTGACCATTTTGAAACGCTCCACCGTCGCAAGGACGGCACTTTCATTGATGTTGAAGTTAGTTCAAATGGAGCTATGTTTGGGGAGCAGAAACTGGTTTTTTGCGTGTGCAGAGATATTACCGAAAGAAAACATGCTGAAGATACACTACTACATGCTAAAATAATAGCTGAAGCAGCTAACAGAACAAAATCAGAATTCCTTGCTAATATGAGCCATGAACTACGTACACCACTTAATTCAATTTACGGTTTTTCACAATTATTGAACGAGAAAATTCCAGGTGAATTGAACGAGAAACAAAACAATTATGTATCCAATGTTCTCAAAAGCAGTAAACATCTAATAGAGCTTATTAACGATATTCTTGACCTTTCAAAGGTTGAAGCCGGGAAGATGGAACTTGAATGTGAATATTTTAAAATCGCAAACATACTAGATGAAATTGTGACATCCATGCAACCGATTGCAAGAAAGAAATACATCACCATCAGAACTATAATTGAAATTGATGACATGGAAATATATGCTGATAAGAAGAAAATAAAAGATGTTATGTACAATCTACTGTCCAATGCTGTCAAATTTACATCGGAAAATGGAAAAATCCATGTCAATGCAAGTTGTCACGATGATAAATTACAGATTTTCGTTGCAGATGATGGCATTGGTATTTCAAAAGATGAAATACAAGAAATATTCAAACCCTTTAAACAGGTTGATAGCTTCTTAACTCGCGAATTCGAAGGAACTGGCCTGGGTCTTGCAATTACAAAGAAATATGTGGAAATGCACGGAGGCAATATCTATGTTGAAAGCAAACCTAAGCAGGGCAGTACTTTTACTTTTATGATACCTGTTGAAATGAAAGGTCAGATTATGCAAACATCAAGACAAAACACACTAAAATCATTCTAA
- a CDS encoding multiheme c-type cytochrome, which yields MRFKLGPDHPQTEIFSESKHGSIYNTEGDQWNWSSDEWVAGEDYRTPTCTVCHMSGTDELEPTHDVSLRLSWELEPPISRRTDNTANVFVTPISDGFTWQEKRERMYSVCAQCHSDDWIRNYYVNADNTVALYNQKYTDSKLIVDQLREDGLLTKQNFDEPIEFKIYEVWHHEGRRARMGAFMLGPDFVQWHGFYEMLKDEAELKEMAEQIRSNAAVQSQSGIEEKGSDSSVPGFEVLLAIICMFGAVFVSLRRRV from the coding sequence TTGCGCTTCAAACTTGGACCGGATCATCCTCAGACCGAGATATTCTCTGAATCAAAGCACGGAAGCATCTATAATACTGAAGGAGATCAATGGAACTGGAGTTCTGATGAATGGGTAGCAGGAGAGGACTACAGGACGCCGACCTGTACTGTATGTCACATGTCTGGGACGGATGAGCTGGAACCTACGCACGATGTAAGTTTACGTCTTTCATGGGAACTTGAACCACCGATATCCAGACGTACTGACAACACGGCAAACGTATTTGTAACTCCCATAAGTGATGGTTTTACATGGCAGGAAAAGCGTGAAAGGATGTATTCAGTGTGTGCCCAGTGCCACTCAGATGACTGGATCAGAAACTACTACGTAAATGCAGACAATACTGTCGCATTATACAACCAGAAATATACAGATTCAAAATTGATAGTTGACCAACTTAGAGAAGATGGATTATTGACCAAGCAGAACTTTGATGAGCCCATAGAATTCAAAATATATGAGGTATGGCATCATGAGGGCAGGCGTGCAAGAATGGGTGCATTCATGTTAGGTCCGGATTTTGTCCAGTGGCATGGCTTCTATGAGATGCTCAAGGATGAAGCTGAACTCAAAGAAATGGCAGAACAGATAAGGTCCAATGCTGCGGTCCAATCTCAGTCTGGAATAGAAGAAAAAGGTTCGGATTCCAGTGTGCCGGGATTTGAGGTTCTGCTTGCAATTATATGCATGTTTGGTGCAGTATTCGTATCTTTGAGAAGGAGGGTTTAA
- a CDS encoding cache domain-containing protein translates to MITLIVSFFAVVGFGHNLVYSTDKMLETSIDSARLEAQSSAEQVSLNLMVLSDVSQSIASDLSSGELKEEQVEERLYEAIDSESDIFGVGVAYEKDAALIYGNDSLSKHPYAPTYSRKNGEPQFIQLAYDYTVIPDETGEGQNTEWYHRALAQGSGWNEPYFELQSDKFILEYSIPFTSEYADQKKIDPAGVVYASYSLEELRNTISSLELGKTGYGFIVSKDGDVISHPIKNYVCNNIVNISKTDDVFRQITSDIAPGSINTVYEVESGNKLWVFYEEIPSTDWVLGIVLKDEEVLYQMNQDQYYQKIYFSLAITAFLVSIFILSFIRNPISTRSLWKIAIIFSILCFIETGFIWNLALNNTVSENIDDIIIYDKTSLDSSLEKIYLTELDNMDEDYADSIIKIPTGIFIQSLEFSTGSNVIVTGYVWQKHTEGVNDDYVSGVIFPESDHTVINKTYEKDDVTGWHFRTTLREQFDYITYPFDMETVWIRLWSDSFESNVILVPDLESYDLIVPEAKPGIEKDFVLEGWEAEKSYFSYRINEYDTNFGIDGYKHQGNPDLYFNIELKRDIVMPFITYMVPLLLIALLIFIALFTEVKADSDPSEILKYSASLMLVLMVAHVSLRDNLTASGIIYLEYFYIIMYLVVLGVSLNALLFASDKQIPVIDYKDNIFAKLIYWPAVMTLVLLVTIRTFC, encoded by the coding sequence TTGATAACATTGATCGTAAGCTTTTTTGCGGTCGTTGGTTTTGGACACAACCTTGTTTATTCTACAGATAAGATGTTGGAAACATCAATCGATTCCGCCAGGCTTGAAGCACAGAGCTCCGCAGAACAGGTTTCATTAAACCTGATGGTTCTTTCAGATGTATCCCAATCAATTGCTTCTGATCTGAGTTCCGGGGAATTGAAAGAAGAACAGGTAGAAGAAAGACTCTATGAAGCTATCGATTCCGAATCAGATATCTTTGGAGTGGGCGTAGCATACGAAAAAGATGCAGCCCTAATATATGGAAACGATTCACTATCAAAACATCCCTATGCTCCAACATATTCCAGAAAAAATGGTGAACCACAATTTATCCAATTAGCCTACGATTATACTGTTATACCCGATGAAACTGGTGAAGGTCAAAATACAGAATGGTATCATCGAGCTTTAGCCCAGGGTAGCGGATGGAATGAGCCATATTTTGAATTACAGAGTGACAAGTTCATTCTTGAATATTCAATTCCTTTTACATCTGAATATGCCGATCAGAAAAAAATAGACCCTGCAGGAGTTGTCTATGCAAGTTATTCCCTTGAAGAATTGAGGAATACTATAAGTTCACTGGAACTGGGAAAAACAGGATACGGGTTTATAGTCTCAAAGGACGGAGATGTCATATCCCATCCCATAAAAAATTATGTCTGCAATAATATTGTCAATATTTCAAAAACTGATGATGTGTTCAGACAGATAACCAGCGATATAGCCCCAGGCAGTATCAATACTGTTTATGAAGTTGAAAGTGGAAATAAGCTATGGGTATTCTATGAAGAGATTCCCTCAACAGATTGGGTCCTTGGTATCGTCCTAAAAGATGAAGAAGTCCTGTATCAAATGAATCAGGATCAATATTATCAGAAGATATATTTTTCATTGGCAATTACAGCATTTTTAGTATCCATTTTCATTCTGAGTTTTATAAGAAATCCAATCAGCACACGCTCCTTGTGGAAAATTGCGATAATATTCTCCATCCTATGTTTTATTGAGACAGGTTTCATTTGGAATCTTGCCCTGAACAACACGGTTTCTGAAAATATAGATGACATTATCATCTATGACAAAACCAGCCTTGACAGTTCTTTGGAGAAAATATACCTCACCGAACTGGACAACATGGATGAGGATTACGCTGATTCAATAATCAAGATCCCAACTGGAATATTCATCCAATCTCTTGAATTCTCAACGGGAAGTAATGTGATAGTTACTGGTTATGTCTGGCAGAAGCATACAGAAGGTGTTAACGATGATTACGTTTCGGGAGTTATTTTTCCAGAGTCGGACCATACTGTAATCAATAAAACCTATGAAAAGGATGATGTTACAGGATGGCATTTCAGAACAACACTGCGTGAACAATTTGATTATATAACTTATCCTTTTGATATGGAAACTGTCTGGATCAGATTATGGAGTGACAGTTTTGAAAGCAACGTAATCCTGGTTCCGGACTTGGAGTCATATGACCTGATAGTTCCGGAAGCAAAACCTGGCATTGAAAAGGACTTTGTCCTTGAGGGCTGGGAAGCTGAGAAAAGTTATTTTTCTTATAGGATTAACGAATATGATACAAATTTTGGAATCGACGGCTACAAGCATCAGGGAAACCCAGATCTCTATTTCAATATAGAGCTGAAAAGGGATATTGTGATGCCGTTCATCACATACATGGTTCCTTTACTATTAATAGCGCTATTGATATTTATTGCCCTCTTCACAGAAGTGAAAGCAGATTCTGATCCCTCGGAGATACTAAAATACAGCGCTTCATTGATGCTAGTATTGATGGTAGCACATGTTTCTCTACGAGACAACCTTACAGCTTCCGGTATTATTTACCTTGAGTACTTCTATATCATCATGTATTTGGTGGTGCTGGGTGTTTCTTTAAATGCTCTCCTATTTGCATCAGACAAACAAATACCTGTGATAGATTATAAGGACAATATCTTTGCAAAACTGATCTACTGGCCTGCCGTTATGACATTGGTCCTGTTAGTGACAATTAGAACATTTTGCTAA
- a CDS encoding aminotransferase class I/II-fold pyridoxal phosphate-dependent enzyme encodes MQHNYKTQTEKYDFISRQHGGYYRHEFIDHAYLYNLYFPPEAVFTNFKDQIHDIVLNYPIAQDALAGLIGDLIHQPAERIVVGNGAAELIKIISGHISGKLIVPVPSFNEYANAAPAGQVVEFPLEFPSFQLDVDKFAAEAIKVKADVAVVVTPNNPTSLMVPKSDLISLAQKLANHDCMLIIDESFMDFVHDPDKTTLEHELEQYPNMAILKSMSKAYGICGLRIGYMLTANLAFAESVRKGVHIWNINGFAEEFLRILPDYRQEFVESCNQVRIDRDNLYKSLCAIPGMTAYKPDANFIFCRLPDHTQSGPEVTRRLFIEHNMYIKHCQDKTLPDSSRYVRIASRTETENCKLVEALIDVIDSNKVEGSR; translated from the coding sequence ATGCAACACAATTACAAGACTCAAACTGAAAAATATGATTTCATTTCCAGGCAGCATGGTGGTTACTATCGCCATGAATTTATTGATCATGCTTATCTTTACAATCTATATTTTCCGCCAGAAGCAGTTTTTACAAACTTTAAAGATCAAATTCACGACATTGTCCTTAACTATCCAATTGCACAGGATGCTCTTGCCGGTCTTATAGGTGATCTGATCCATCAACCTGCTGAAAGAATTGTTGTAGGAAATGGTGCTGCTGAACTTATCAAAATAATCTCCGGTCACATATCTGGTAAGTTAATCGTTCCAGTGCCATCTTTTAATGAATATGCGAATGCAGCGCCTGCAGGTCAGGTAGTTGAATTTCCTCTTGAATTTCCATCATTTCAACTGGATGTAGACAAATTTGCTGCTGAAGCGATCAAGGTTAAAGCAGATGTTGCTGTTGTGGTAACACCTAATAATCCAACATCCCTAATGGTTCCCAAGTCCGATCTGATATCTCTTGCACAAAAACTTGCAAACCATGACTGTATGCTGATTATCGATGAATCCTTCATGGATTTTGTGCATGATCCTGATAAGACAACTCTGGAACATGAACTAGAACAGTATCCAAATATGGCGATCCTTAAAAGCATGAGTAAAGCCTATGGTATCTGCGGCCTTAGGATCGGTTATATGCTAACTGCAAATTTAGCATTTGCTGAATCTGTAAGGAAAGGCGTACATATCTGGAATATTAACGGATTTGCCGAAGAGTTTCTGCGGATACTGCCTGATTATAGACAGGAATTTGTCGAAAGTTGCAACCAGGTACGGATTGACCGGGATAATCTGTATAAAAGCTTGTGCGCTATCCCGGGAATGACTGCTTATAAACCGGATGCAAACTTTATTTTCTGCCGCCTGCCAGATCACACACAAAGTGGTCCTGAAGTCACACGGCGATTGTTCATTGAGCATAACATGTACATAAAACACTGTCAGGACAAAACTCTACCTGACTCTAGCCGTTATGTTCGTATCGCCAGTCGTACTGAAACAGAAAATTGCAAATTAGTTGAAGCGTTGATAGATGTTATTGACTCAAATAAAGTGGAGGGATCCCGATGA
- a CDS encoding MASE1 domain-containing protein — translation MLDIDSFSRYLNIFLFLVLVNSLLSRFALINSPISPAPGVSSMYFAVAFMIIFALWYGIWGAFSAYLGCMIGAGILADMPFSVNVIWSLADLWQVLIPLAAFAYFKVNIRMRTKKDIAVFVIFACLLNNLVGALWGAFMLAFNGIIQWTEFFVTFEGWFIGNLVTTLIIVPLLLRFVTPYVQQTKSYVRGYWI, via the coding sequence ATGCTTGATATAGATTCATTTTCTAGATACTTGAATATTTTCCTGTTCCTTGTACTAGTTAATTCACTCTTATCAAGATTTGCACTGATCAATTCCCCAATATCACCTGCACCGGGAGTTTCCAGCATGTATTTTGCTGTTGCATTCATGATAATATTTGCCCTATGGTATGGAATATGGGGTGCTTTTTCTGCATATCTTGGATGCATGATAGGAGCTGGTATCCTTGCAGATATGCCTTTTTCGGTGAATGTGATATGGTCACTTGCTGACCTGTGGCAGGTACTCATACCTCTGGCTGCTTTTGCATATTTCAAAGTGAACATCAGAATGCGAACAAAAAAAGATATTGCTGTTTTTGTCATTTTTGCCTGCCTGCTAAACAATCTGGTTGGCGCTCTATGGGGCGCATTTATGCTGGCATTCAATGGCATTATCCAATGGACAGAGTTTTTTGTGACATTTGAAGGATGGTTTATAGGTAATTTGGTAACTACCCTGATAATCGTACCTTTGTTACTCCGATTTGTAACCCCATATGTCCAACAAACGAAGTCTTATGTACGCGGATACTGGATTTGA
- a CDS encoding CDP-alcohol phosphatidyltransferase family protein, whose protein sequence is MSDQDHQRSHQTGMLAFARDLPNICSLAGLLCAVLSIYYGILGDLSLAIIGMLWAVVFDWGDGIIARRMKGRTDEYRAFGGQLDSLIDIVSFGICPAVFLLSYGEFSPWFLPGAFVIVAVGVIRLSYFNVFGLVDDSTYMGLALDNNVLILAFLFLFNSYFSQPTFAIAIYALLMIIAAFNVAPIRTPKFSSRWFYSLLIYAMVLTAIYI, encoded by the coding sequence ATGAGTGATCAAGACCATCAACGATCACATCAGACAGGAATGCTTGCTTTCGCCCGTGATCTCCCAAATATCTGTTCGCTTGCAGGACTGTTGTGTGCAGTCCTTAGTATATACTATGGTATATTAGGCGATTTGTCACTTGCGATCATTGGGATGCTTTGGGCTGTTGTTTTTGACTGGGGGGACGGAATCATTGCTCGTCGGATGAAAGGGCGAACTGATGAATATCGAGCTTTTGGTGGGCAACTTGACTCATTGATAGATATAGTAAGTTTTGGCATTTGTCCCGCTGTATTTCTTTTGAGCTATGGAGAATTCAGTCCATGGTTCCTGCCCGGCGCTTTCGTAATTGTTGCTGTTGGTGTAATAAGATTGAGTTACTTCAATGTTTTCGGTCTTGTTGATGATTCGACATATATGGGATTAGCACTTGACAACAATGTCCTTATTCTTGCCTTTCTCTTTCTATTTAACAGTTATTTCAGCCAGCCGACCTTTGCAATTGCTATATATGCACTGTTAATGATCATAGCTGCCTTTAATGTAGCACCAATCCGAACCCCTAAGTTTTCCAGCAGGTGGTTTTATAGTCTCCTGATTTACGCCATGGTATTGACAGCTATTTATATATGA
- a CDS encoding ATP-binding protein, translating into MDPFRIKEWFKRPYSVTVTTLLIFVLVLYRAWLYIANWLENVLANGLVPGDVTFIKALTFILILLTANIIHMVLSRQVALSRTVQDQETKLNLYEMKFQNFIDNVPDVAVQGFAPDSTVNYWNLASEKMYGYSKKEAVGKKMTELIVSAESKDEFEEIIASTQNENNYTNAFETTFLAKDGTKIPVFSSYSTVPIAENQLDIFSMEIDLTERKRMDRDLKVAKELAVASNNAKSKFLASMSHEIRTPLNSIIGFSDILTDDESEKLSEPQRRYAQNISKSGHHLLDLINDLLDLSKAEAGKMDLQYDIMLVTSTISDIVESMKPSTNPRNISIHTNIGSDVSTLEVDAGKLKQILYNLVGNAIKFVNDGGNITIRCVIVEDMMQFEVEDNGIGIKEQDIDKLFKPFSQVDLSSNKGYRGTGLGLSLVKELVELHGGKVWVRSEYGNYSIFGFSIPLRCPDQSLISLYDH; encoded by the coding sequence ATGGATCCGTTTCGGATCAAAGAATGGTTCAAAAGACCGTACTCGGTTACAGTCACTACTCTTTTGATATTTGTTCTGGTACTTTATCGTGCCTGGCTCTATATTGCTAACTGGCTTGAGAATGTTCTTGCCAACGGTCTTGTTCCGGGGGATGTGACCTTCATCAAGGCTCTCACATTTATCCTGATCCTTCTGACTGCAAATATAATACATATGGTTCTTAGCAGACAAGTAGCTCTTTCAAGAACCGTGCAGGATCAGGAAACCAAACTCAACTTGTACGAAATGAAATTCCAGAATTTTATTGATAATGTACCTGATGTTGCTGTTCAGGGTTTTGCTCCTGATAGTACAGTAAATTATTGGAATCTTGCAAGTGAAAAAATGTATGGTTACTCTAAAAAGGAAGCCGTTGGGAAAAAAATGACTGAATTAATAGTTTCGGCTGAAAGTAAAGATGAGTTTGAAGAGATAATAGCTTCTACACAGAATGAAAACAATTATACCAATGCGTTTGAAACAACTTTCCTGGCTAAAGATGGCACCAAGATCCCTGTATTTTCCAGTTATTCTACAGTCCCGATAGCCGAGAATCAGCTGGATATATTTTCTATGGAGATTGACCTGACAGAAAGAAAAAGAATGGACAGGGATCTCAAGGTGGCAAAAGAACTTGCTGTGGCTTCAAACAACGCCAAGAGCAAATTCTTGGCAAGCATGAGTCACGAGATTCGAACACCTCTTAATTCTATTATAGGATTTTCTGATATTCTTACAGATGATGAATCTGAAAAGTTAAGTGAACCGCAAAGACGGTATGCTCAGAACATATCTAAAAGTGGCCATCACCTGCTGGATCTTATCAATGACTTACTGGATCTATCAAAGGCAGAAGCCGGAAAAATGGATCTTCAATATGACATCATGTTAGTTACTTCCACTATTAGTGATATAGTTGAAAGTATGAAACCATCCACTAATCCAAGAAATATATCTATCCACACCAATATAGGATCAGATGTGTCCACGCTGGAAGTTGATGCAGGTAAATTGAAACAAATACTGTACAATCTTGTGGGGAATGCGATTAAGTTTGTCAATGATGGTGGAAACATAACTATACGGTGTGTAATAGTTGAAGATATGATGCAATTTGAAGTTGAAGATAATGGTATAGGAATAAAAGAACAGGATATTGATAAATTATTCAAACCATTTTCACAAGTTGACCTTTCTTCCAACAAAGGATATAGGGGGACTGGGTTGGGTCTTTCGCTTGTAAAAGAATTAGTTGAACTTCACGGAGGCAAAGTTTGGGTCAGAAGTGAGTATGGTAACTACAGTATTTTTGGTTTTAGTATTCCTTTGCGTTGTCCGGACCAAAGTCTGATATCTTTATACGATCACTAA
- a CDS encoding phosphocholine cytidylyltransferase family protein produces the protein MSLDHSNSDNGNITTALLLAAGKGSRLYPLTRDTPKCLTMVHEASILERLVINLKKQGFKRLVVVTGYQEKCIRDFLETRSCGMTIDYISSPLYATTNNIYSLWMARDIINEPFLLIESDLIFDVALLDGMCSPDRIAVGCMQPWMNGSTVTASGSHHVKKFQSGIAGPLDEIRYKTVNIYSFSLPSWNSIKERLGQYISAGKVNDYYETVFAEMVSDGSLSLETVSFDSKRWYEIDTVSDLEKAKRLFSEDKYETIIPYNTTSKISGILKPFFLTSKKQGEKVVTRSLSGLRPLTQSNPLKLKSIYQAKTLKNEVPHQHHLREIIPDATQLQDSN, from the coding sequence ATGAGTTTGGACCACAGCAATAGTGATAATGGAAATATAACCACCGCATTATTATTGGCAGCTGGTAAGGGCAGTCGTCTGTACCCTCTAACACGCGACACACCTAAGTGCCTTACAATGGTTCATGAGGCTTCTATACTTGAGCGACTTGTCATCAATTTGAAAAAGCAAGGCTTCAAACGTCTTGTCGTTGTCACGGGATACCAGGAAAAATGTATTCGTGATTTTTTAGAAACGCGTTCATGTGGTATGACAATTGATTATATTTCCAGTCCTCTTTACGCGACCACCAATAACATCTATTCACTCTGGATGGCGCGGGATATTATTAATGAGCCTTTCTTGCTTATTGAAAGTGATCTCATTTTTGACGTAGCTCTTCTGGATGGCATGTGCTCTCCTGACCGAATTGCCGTTGGATGCATGCAACCATGGATGAATGGTTCCACTGTTACAGCCAGTGGCTCCCATCATGTTAAGAAATTCCAAAGCGGTATTGCCGGACCTCTTGATGAGATAAGGTACAAGACTGTCAATATTTACAGTTTTTCACTTCCTTCGTGGAATAGCATTAAAGAAAGGCTGGGTCAGTACATTTCAGCTGGCAAAGTAAATGACTATTATGAAACTGTCTTTGCGGAAATGGTGTCTGATGGCAGTCTCTCTCTTGAAACAGTCTCATTTGACAGCAAGCGATGGTACGAAATAGATACAGTCTCAGATCTTGAAAAGGCTAAGAGATTATTTTCAGAAGACAAATATGAGACAATCATTCCTTACAATACCACATCAAAGATTTCTGGAATACTAAAGCCATTTTTTTTAACAAGCAAAAAACAGGGAGAAAAAGTGGTTACTCGTTCACTTTCTGGCTTAAGGCCATTGACCCAGTCTAATCCTTTGAAATTAAAGTCAATTTATCAAGCTAAGACTTTAAAAAATGAAGTGCCACATCAACATCATTTAAGAGAAATAATACCTGATGCAACACAATTACAAGACTCAAACTGA